The sequence below is a genomic window from Myxococcus xanthus.
TTGAGGTCCTGGCGGGCTTCGGTGTGCCGGAGGAGGCCTGCGAGGACTTCGAGCGCTGGTATGTGTGGCACGCCGCCCTCTCCGACGTCCCCGTTGCCCTCGCCTTTTTCTCCGGCCAGCGCGACGGCTTCGAGGCCTTCTCCCGGGGCTGGGACAACGACGGCTTCCTCTTCGAGCTGCCGCCCGCGCAGCTCGTCCCGCACCGCTTCGAGGGGAACGTCGCCGAGACGTGGGGTCATGGGCCCTTCCTCGCGGACTGGGCGGACGCAACTTCCGTGGAGGGCCTCTTCAGCGACTCGCCGCGCGAGGACTTCGAGCAGCGCTGGCACACCAACGAGGCCTACGCCTGGCGCTGGGAGGACGTGGCAACGCGCGCGGCCCTCTTCAACACCACGCAGCCCAGCGAGGACTTCGACACCGGGTGGCCAGTGGCCGCCACGCAGTGAGGACACCATGGCACTCGCAGACTGGACATACCTCAATGGCGGAATGGACATCGCCACCGTGGACAGGGGCGTGACGGCGGGCATTGCCCGTCCCCTGGGCGGCGGCAACTTCCTCTTCGCCTTCAACTCCCTCACCGCCGCGCAGGGTGCCGTTGCCCTCTTCGCCAACCTGCCGGACTTCGCCCCCATGGCCAAGGGAGGCAGCATCCGCGGCTGCCTCCAGCGCGGGCCCGGTGGAGGCCCCACCGGCTTCTCCCCCTTCCTGTACCTCTGCGGCCAGGGCACCTCCGTCAACGACTCCGCCTACCTCCTGGGCCTCTCCGACGACGAGCCGCACCGAGTGGTGCTGCGCAAGGGCGCGGTGGCCACGGGACTTCCCGACGCGGACGGCCCCGGTGTCCTCCTCAAGTCCTCCGCCAGCTTCACCCAGGGCACCTGGCTGCACCTGCGCCTGGACGTCATCGTCAATGCCAACGGCGACGTCGTCCTCAAGGCCTTCCACAACGACTTGGCCATCCACCCGCTGGGCACGCCTCCCGACTGGCAGCCAGTACCAGGCATGGCCGACTTCATCGACGACGCCCTCGGCATCAACTCCGGCAGTCAGCCCCTCACCTCCGGCCGTGGAGGCTTCGGCTTCGCGGTGAAGGACGTCACTCGCCGCGCCTATTTCGACTCGCTCGAGCTCTCCCGGCAGGTGTGACGCCCATGGCCCTCACCGCCTTCACCAGTCGCTTGGGCCTCGGACAGGGACGCATTCGGCCCCAGCGGGCCACGCCTGCCTCGGGCGAGTACCTCTTCGTCCTCGGCGACGAGGAGCCTGGACGCCGCTTCGAGTTGGCCCCGGGCGACTTCGTCGAGGTGACGCAGCCAGTGGACGTCACCGGCGTGCACCTGGTCCGCACCGCCTTGCGCCTCCGTGTACCTGCAGGCGTCCCGGCGGGCCTGGCCTGGGAAGCGTCCCTCGTCGTCGACGGGGTGAAGTACGCCCGCACTCTGGGGCGCCCCGGCCGCGAGCGCCTCGTCGGGGACATGGCCGCCAACGTCTCGAAGCTCTCCGGCGTCCACACGGTGGGTGTCCGCTTGGAGCTCGTCTCCCCGTGAGGAAGCCCCATGGCCACGGTTGAGCTGCCCGCCCTCTACGTCGACACCGTCTCCCTCTTCGCCGAGACGCGCCGCCCTCTCCTCCTCAACCGCGCTCCGGGCCCCGAGGAGGAGGACGTCCCCGTCGATGCCGCGCTGGAGCTGGAGGTGGTGGACGTCGGCGTAGACGGCATTGCCCGGGCGGCCACGCGCGTCTGGGTGGACGGCGTCCTCGCCTTCGCGGGCGGGGACAGCGTCGAGGTGCAACCCGCCTTCGCGGGGCCGCTGGCGGAGGTGACGCAGACAGCGGACACCCTGCGCGTGGTGCTCCACCCGGCGGTGCCGCTGGCCAGCCAGGCCACCGTCTCCGTCCGCGTCGTCTCGGCCACGGCCGGCGGCGAGCACCTCCTCGACGAGACGTACACCTTCACCGTGGAGGACAGGACAGCGCCCCGACTCGTGGGCGCCCAGGCCCTGGCGCCGAAGTCCGTGCGCCTCGCCTTCGACGAGGACGTGCGGGTGCCTCCCTCGGCGCGCTTCACCTTCACGCCTCGTGACGCCCCCGCAGTCCCGGTGGCCTCCGTTGGCGCCGCGGCGGATGGCCCCCTCGTTCACCTCGCCCTCGACACGGAAATGACGCCGGACGTGGTGTACGAGGTGCTCGTGGAGGGCGTGACGGACGCGCACGACAACCCGGTGCTCGCCCCCTACCACCGCGCCAGCTTCGCGGGCTTCCGTCCTGCCCGGCCGCCCTCCCGCAGCTTCCAGCTCTGGGACATGCTGCCCCGCCACAACCGCCGCGACGACGTGACGGGCGACCTGCACCGCTTCATCTCCTGCCTCCAGGAGGTGACGGATTTGCTGCTCTCCGACTTGGACGCTTTCCCTGACGTCTTCGACGTGGAGCGCGCGCCAGAGCCCTTCCTCGACGCCATCCTCCAGGACTTGGGCAACCCCTTTGCCTTCGAGCTGGACGTCCTCGCCCGGCGCCGCCTAGCCGCCATCCTCGTGGACATGTACCAGCAGAAGGGCACCGCGCTGGGCCTGCGCAACGCCATCCGCTTCTTCCTCGGAATTGAGGTGCGCGCCGTCTCCCCCTTCGCCTCGGACACCCTCGTGCTGGGCGAGTCCGAGCTGGGCGTGGACTGGGTGCTGGGCCCCTCGGAGCGCTTCGCCCGCTACGCCTTCAACGTCGAGGTGGAGCGCCTCCTCTCGACTGCGGAGCGCCAGCGCCTGCGCACCCTCGTCGAGTACCTCAAGCCCGCGCATACCCACTTCATCGACTTGGTGGAGCCCCTGCCACCCATTCTCCCCGAGCACTGGGAGCTGGGACTCAGCGAGTTGGGCGAGACGACGACGCTGCACTGACGTCCGCCCGGCATGTCCCCGATTTCTCGCGCCATGCCTTTGCACTCCACTGGAGGGCGCAGGCATGAGCAACCGGCTGGATTTTTTCTTCAGGCAACGTGTCAGCGAGGCCGAGCTGGACTTGGCCTTCGCACAGTTGGAGCAGGCGGACCGAAACCTCGCCTCGGACTTGGGCGTCCACGGCGTCATCTCCGGGGCTGTGCCCGCGCCGCACTCGCCGGTGCCCAACCTCTCCGTCGACCTGACGGCCCCGGCGCGCGCCTACGACAACCTCGGGCAGCGCATCTTCTTCGGCACCGGGCAGACGGTGGACTGCGCGGTGGACGTCTCCGGCATCCCCACCGACGTCTCCACCTCGGGCAGCGAGCGGTGGGTGGGCATCTTCCTGCGCTTCACCCGTCTGCTGTCCGAGCCGCGCACGGACGGCAACTCCCAGCAGGTGTACTTCCGCCGCGACGAGTCCTTCGAGTTGGTGGTGCGCCAGGCACCGGAGGGCCCCGTCGGACAGGCGCCCAAGCCCGCCCTCCAGCCCGACGAGTTGCTGCTGTGTGACGTCCGGCGCCGCCCGGGGCAGACGCAGATTCTCGCCGCGGACTTGGATACCTCCCGCCGCCAGGCCTTCATCTTCGCCCGGGGCACCTCCGTGGCCGTGGAGAGCGGCACCTGGGACGTCCTGAGCCCCAGCGCGGACACGGTGCAGGCGACGTTGGACGAGGTGGATGCCGAGCTGGCCGGCCACTTCTCCGGCGCCGCCCGGAGGCACGAGGCCAGTGCCGTGGACTATGCGCCCCACGGCTTCCTCACCTCCACCACCGTGCAGGAGGCCGTGGACGAAGTCGTCGACAAGCTCTCCTCGGCCGCCGCTGGCACACCGGGCGCCTCCCGCGTGGGCGCGGACGCGGTGCCCGGCACGCCCAACCTCCTGCCGAC
It includes:
- a CDS encoding tail protein, whose product is MATVELPALYVDTVSLFAETRRPLLLNRAPGPEEEDVPVDAALELEVVDVGVDGIARAATRVWVDGVLAFAGGDSVEVQPAFAGPLAEVTQTADTLRVVLHPAVPLASQATVSVRVVSATAGGEHLLDETYTFTVEDRTAPRLVGAQALAPKSVRLAFDEDVRVPPSARFTFTPRDAPAVPVASVGAAADGPLVHLALDTEMTPDVVYEVLVEGVTDAHDNPVLAPYHRASFAGFRPARPPSRSFQLWDMLPRHNRRDDVTGDLHRFISCLQEVTDLLLSDLDAFPDVFDVERAPEPFLDAILQDLGNPFAFELDVLARRRLAAILVDMYQQKGTALGLRNAIRFFLGIEVRAVSPFASDTLVLGESELGVDWVLGPSERFARYAFNVEVERLLSTAERQRLRTLVEYLKPAHTHFIDLVEPLPPILPEHWELGLSELGETTTLH